The following proteins are encoded in a genomic region of Brachypodium distachyon strain Bd21 chromosome 1, Brachypodium_distachyon_v3.0, whole genome shotgun sequence:
- the LOC104582132 gene encoding putative receptor protein kinase ZmPK1, whose product MRALTVLTTPAAFLLMITTATTLRLALAASDDDNQHRRSSILWRGSYLSVGDDALVSPNGAFSCGFHRVATNAYAFAIWYTAPAAVVPTLAWTANRDAPVNGMGSRAELRGDDGSLVLQDFDGQAVWSTNTTSTTGAGAERAQLLDTGNLVVSDAEGRTLWQSFDWPTDTLLPGQPITRYRPLVSAKARGSTYSGYYSFYFDSYNVLNLMYDGPEININYWPDPFKTWYDNKRMAFNSTRQGRLDERGRFTASDNLRFNASDYGDAGVLRRLTLDYDGNLRVHSLVDASRGTWRATWAALPRLCDVHGICGRYGVCTYEPSSGAAACSCPEGFVPSDPGDWSKGCRRAYGDVVCGEDVFFAELPHVDYWGFDYNMTSGVTFETCREICLDDCNCQAFGYKKGGTGKCYSKVGMWNGRGPDAKQFIYFKIPTRVQKDLNLSSSSVLRLIFDGHACDTRERDASIGTGIGSRYLRNSGGGKINFVYFYSFLAGLFVVEAVFILIGYIFIFVLADPAASRRVHDEEGYSLVLSNFRRFEYDELSHATCDFAEELGKTVYKGVLADGRDVAVTRLAEAADEVFRSELSVIGRINHMNLVKIWGFCSEGSHRLLVCEYVENGSLAEAHFGAEKETPLAWHSRYKIAVGAAKGLAYLHHECLEWILHCDVKPENILLDADLEPKITGLGLVKLLSGEYDADDAAGGQVPSSSRAQGTRGYVAPEWALSQPVTGKADVYSFGVVLLELLSGQRVSEWLVMEGERTGFQRLVALLKDEMERQDRTSVPAWLPEFVDARLLGDFSHLQAAAMLDLAVTCVHHDPSRRPSMNTVVQKLIKSQEGVVLSSSLRHACPAPVRRNSV is encoded by the coding sequence ATGAGAGCGCTCACGGTCCTGACCACCCCGGCCGCCTTCCTCTTAATGATCACCACAGCGACCACGCTTCGTCTGGCTCTCGCGGCAAGTGATGACGATAATCAGCACCGGAGAAGCAGCATCCTGTGGCGCGGCAGCTACCTGTCCGTCGGCGACGACGCCCTGGTGTCCCCGAACGGCGCCTTCTCCTGCGGCTTCCACCGCGTGGCCACCAACGCCTACGCGTTCGCCATCTGGTACAccgccccggccgccgtcgtccCCACCCTGGCCTGGACGGCCAACCGCGACGCGCCCGTGAACGGCATGGGCTCCCGCGCCGAGCTCCGCGGGGACGACGGGTCCCTGGTGCTACAAGACTTCGACGGCCAGGCCGTGTGGAGCACCAACACCACTAGCACAACCGGCGCGGGCGCCGAGCGCGCGCAGCTGCTCGACACCGGCAACCTGGTGGTGTCCGACGCCGAGGGCCGCACGCTGTGGCAGAGCTTCGACTGGCCCACGGACACGCTCCTCCCTGGCCAGCCCATCACGCGGTACAGGCCCCTCGTGTCCGCCAAGGCCAGGGGATCCACCTACTCCGGCTACTACAGCTTCTACTTCGACAGCTACAACGTGCTCAACCTCATGTACGACGGCCCGGAGATCAACATCAACTACTGGCCGGACCCCTTCAAGACGTGGTACGACAACAAGCGCATGGCCTTCAACAGCACCCGGCAAGGCCGGCTCGACGAGCGCGGCCGGTTCACGGCCAGCGACAACCTGCGGTTCAACGCCTCCGACTACGGCGATGCCGGGGTCTTGCGGCGCCTCACGCTGGACTACGACGGGAACCTCCGGGTGCACAGCCTGGTGGACGCGTCCAGGGGGACGTGGCGCGCCACGTGGGCGGCGCTCCCGCGGCTCTGCGACGTGCACGGCATCTGCGGCCGCTACGGCGTGTGCACGTACGAGCCGTCGTCCGGCGCGGCCGCGTGCTCGTGCCCTGAAGGGTTCGTGCCAAGCGACCCCGGGGACTGGAGCAAAGGATGCCGGCGCGCGTACGGTGACGTCGTGTGCGGCGAGGACGTCTTCTTCGCGGAGCTCCCGCACGTCGACTACTGGGGATTCGACTACAACATGACCTCGGGGGTCACCTTCGAGACGTGCCGAGAGATCTGCCTCGACGACTGCAACTGCCAGGCGTTCGGCTACAAGAAGGGCGGGACCGGCAAGTGCTACTCCAAGGTCGGCATGTGGAACGGCCGGGGCCCCGACGCCAAGCAGTTCATCTACTTCAAAATCCCTACACGCGTCCAGAAGGACCTCAAcctgtcttcctcctccgtaCTGCGCCTCATCTTCGATGGCCATGCCTGCGACACGCGTGAACGAGACGCCAGCATCGGCACCGGCATCGGCTCCCGTTACCTCAGAAATTCCGGAGGCGGCAAGATAAACTTCGTCTACTTCTACAGCTTCCTGGCGGGGCTGTTCGTCGTGGAGGCCGTCTTCATCCTTATCGGGTATATCTTCATCTTCGTCTTAGCTGACCCGGCCGCCTCGCGACGCGTCCACGACGAGGAAGGCTACAGCTTGGTGCTCAGCAACTTCAGGAGGTTCGAGTACGACGAGCTGTCGCATGCGACTTGCGATTTTGCAGAGGAGCTCGGGAAGACCGTGTACAAGGGCGTCTTGGCCGACGGCCGGGACGTGGCCGTGACGCGGCTGGCGGAGGCCGCCGACGAGGTGTTCCGGTCGGAGCTGAGCGTGATCGGGCGGATCAACCACATGAACCTGGTCAAGATATGGGGCTTCTGCTCCGAGGGCTCGCACAGGCTCCTCGTCTGCGAGTACGTCGAGAACGGCTCACTCGCCGAGGCACACTTCGGCGCCGAGAAAGAGACCCCGCTGGCATGGCACTCGCGCTACAAGATCGCCGTGGGCGCCGCCAAGGGGCTGGCGTACCTCCACCACGAGTGCCTCGAGTGGATCCTGCACTGCGACGTGAAGCCGGAGAACATACTGCTGGACGCCGACCTGGAGCCCAAGATCACCGGCCTCGGCCTGGTGAAGCTGCTGAGCGGAGAGTACGACGCCGATGACGCAGCCGGCGGCCAGGTGCCGTCGTCGTCCCGGGCGCAGGGGACGAGGGGATACGTGGCGCCAGAGTGGGCGCTGAGCCAACCGGTCACAGGGAAGGccgacgtgtacagcttcggcgtCGTGCTCCTCGAGCTGCTCTCCGGGCAGAGGGTAAGCGAGTGGCTGGTGATGGAGGGAGAACGCACGGGGTTCCAGCGGCTCGTAGCGTTGCTCAAGGACGAAATGGAGCGCCAAGATCGGACATCGGTGCCGGCGTGGCTACCGGAGTTCGTCGATGCCAGATTGCTCGGCGACTTCAGCCACTTGCAGGCCGCCGCGATGCTGGACTTGGCTGTCACGTGCGTGCATCATGACCCCAGCAGGAGGCCGAGCATGAACACTGTTGTGCAAAAGCTTATCAAGTCGCAGGAAGGTGTAGTACTGTCATCGTCCCTGCGCCATGCGTGTCCTGCACCTGTCCGAAGAAATTCAGTGTAG
- the LOC104582133 gene encoding uncharacterized protein LOC104582133, translating to KPQSRNSHGNRSRRRRRGGEEEDADLSSPSLAPQLPGAQHIALDAETGDTVASVKAKLEAKVGIPPRRQRLLLAGTELADDGRTLADYGIALADDSATIHLVETKMQVFVRMVKAGPGYSQTFSDLESSDTVESFRAKLQARTGVPPEKQRLTLCKDLKDGHTLGGSGVCGESTLQFNPRLGSVSRRGRWSCTCGTRTRCAGSRSSWRRPTGCPWATSKSSAAAGSSRTVSRWHTTASSSPPTRCPSPASGRRVATPRVEVLLVATPPANRPSRSESKLELTSSS from the coding sequence AAACCTCAAAGTCGTAACAGCCATGGCAACcgaagtcgccgccgccgaagaggaggagaagaagaagatgcagatCTTAGTAGTCCCTCCCTGGCCCCGCAGCTTCCCGGAGCCCAGCACATCGCCCTAGACGCAGAGACCGGCGACACGGTCGCGAGCGTCAAGGCCAAGCTCGAGGCCAAGGTGGGGATCCCCCCGCGCCGGCAGCGTCTCTTGTTAGCCGGGACGGAACTGGCGGACGACGGCCGCACGCTAGCCGACTACGGCATCGCCCTCGCCGACGACTCAGCAACAATCCATCTCGTGGAGACCAAGATGCAGGTGTTCGTCCGCATGGTGAAGGCCGGTCCGGGCTACAGCCAGACCTTCTCCGACCTGGAGAGCAGCGACACGGTGGAGAGCTTCAGGGCCAAGCTCCAGGCGCGGACGGGCGTCCCGCCGGAGAAGCAGCGGCTCACCCTCTGCAAGGACCTCAAGGACGGCCACACGCTAGGCGGCTCCGGCGTCTGCGGCGAGTCCACGCTGCAGTTCAACCCCAGGCTGGGTTCCGTATCCCGGCGAGGAAGGTGGAGCTGTACCTGCGGGACACGGACACGGTGCGCAGGATCAAGGAGCTcgtggaggaggccgacggGGTGCCCGTGGGCTACCAGCAAGTCTTCTGCGGCGGCAGGGAGCTCGAGGACGGTCTCACGGTGGCACACTACGGCTTCATCCAGTCCACCAACACGGTGTCCATCTCCTGCCAGCGGCCGGCGGGTGGCTACCCCACGAGTAGAAGTACTACTAGTagcgacgccgccggcgaacCGCCCGTCGCGAAGCGAATCAAAACTGGAGCTGACGTCCAGCAGCTGA